A single genomic interval of Megalobrama amblycephala isolate DHTTF-2021 linkage group LG17, ASM1881202v1, whole genome shotgun sequence harbors:
- the tpm4b gene encoding tropomyosin 4b isoform X4, whose translation MSVKSLDAVKRKIQCLQQQADEAHDRAQFLQTQLDNERDLREKAEGDVAALNRRIQLVEEELDRAQERLSTALQKLEEAEKAADESERGIKVIENRAMKDEEKMEIQEIQLKEAKHIAEEADRKYDEVARKLVILESELERAEERAEIAELKGGDLEEELKNVTNNLKSLEAQSDKYSEKEDKYEDEIKVLTDKLKEVETRAEFAERTVAKLEKTIDDLEDELYGQKQKFKAISEELDLALTDMTSL comes from the exons ATGTCTGTGAAGTCTTTAGACGCCGTGAAGAGGAAGATCCAGTGTCTGCAGCAGCAGGCGGATGAGGCGCATGACAGAGCGCAGTTTCTGCAGACGCAACTGGACAATGAGCGAGACCTGCGCGAGAAA GCGGAAGGTGACGTAGCCGCCCTGAACCGCAGGATCCAGCTGGTGGAAGAGGAACTGGACCGGGCTCAGGAAAGACTGTCCACTGCGCTCCAGAAACTAGAGGAGGCAGAGAAGGCAGCGGATGAGAGCGAGAG AGGCATAAAGGTGATTGAAAACCGTGCGATGAAAGATGAAGAGAAAATGGAAATTCAGGAAATACAGCTCAAAGAAGCCAAACACATTGCTGAGGAGGCCGACCGCAAATATGATGAG gtcGCTCGTAAGCTGGTGATTTTGGAGAGTGAATTGGAAAGGGCAGAAGAGAGAGCAGAGATTGCAGAACT tAAAGGTGGAGATCTGGAGGAAGAACTGAAAAATGTAACCAACAACCTCAAGTCCTTAGAAGCCCAATCAGATAAG TATTCAGAGAAAGAGGACAAGTATGAAGACGAGATCAAAGTTCTCACTGATAAACTGAAAGAG GTCGAGACTCGTGCTGAGTTTGCTGAAAGGACGGTGGCCAAACTGGAAAAGACCATTGATGACCTCGAGG ATGAACTCTATGGTCAGAAGCAGAAATTCAAGGCCATTAGTGAAGAGCTGGATCTGGCCCTCACTGATATGACCTCCTTATAG
- the tpm4b gene encoding tropomyosin 4b isoform X3 codes for MSVKSLDAVKRKIQCLQQQADEAHDRAQFLQTQLDNERDLREKAEGDVAALNRRIQLVEEELDRAQERLSTALQKLEEAEKAADESERGIKVIENRAMKDEEKMEIQEIQLKEAKHIAEEADRKYDEVARKLVILESELERAEERAEIAELKGGDLEEELKNVTNNLKSLEAQSDKYSEKEDKYEDEIKVLTDKLKEVETRAEFAERTVAKLEKTIDDLEESLAEAKQQNLEMHQVLDQTLQELNSL; via the exons ATGTCTGTGAAGTCTTTAGACGCCGTGAAGAGGAAGATCCAGTGTCTGCAGCAGCAGGCGGATGAGGCGCATGACAGAGCGCAGTTTCTGCAGACGCAACTGGACAATGAGCGAGACCTGCGCGAGAAA GCGGAAGGTGACGTAGCCGCCCTGAACCGCAGGATCCAGCTGGTGGAAGAGGAACTGGACCGGGCTCAGGAAAGACTGTCCACTGCGCTCCAGAAACTAGAGGAGGCAGAGAAGGCAGCGGATGAGAGCGAGAG AGGCATAAAGGTGATTGAAAACCGTGCGATGAAAGATGAAGAGAAAATGGAAATTCAGGAAATACAGCTCAAAGAAGCCAAACACATTGCTGAGGAGGCCGACCGCAAATATGATGAG gtcGCTCGTAAGCTGGTGATTTTGGAGAGTGAATTGGAAAGGGCAGAAGAGAGAGCAGAGATTGCAGAACT tAAAGGTGGAGATCTGGAGGAAGAACTGAAAAATGTAACCAACAACCTCAAGTCCTTAGAAGCCCAATCAGATAAG TATTCAGAGAAAGAGGACAAGTATGAAGACGAGATCAAAGTTCTCACTGATAAACTGAAAGAG GTCGAGACTCGTGCTGAGTTTGCTGAAAGGACGGTGGCCAAACTGGAAAAGACCATTGATGACCTCGAGG AGAGTCTGGCTGAGGCTAAACAGCAGAACCTGGAGATGCATCAAGTCCTGGATCAAACGCTCCAAGAGCTCAACAGCTTGTGA
- the rab8a gene encoding ras-related protein Rab-8A, whose product MAKTYDYLFKLLLIGDSGVGKTCVLFRFSEDAFNSTFISTIGIDFKIRTIELDGKKIKLQIWDTAGQERFRTITTAYYRGAMGIMLVYDITNEKSFDNIKNWIRNIEEHASADVEKMILGNKCDINEKRQVSKDRGEKLALEYSIKFMETSAKANINVENAFLTLARDIKSKMDTKLEGNNPQGSNHGVKITPEQQKKSSFFRCVLL is encoded by the exons ATGGCGAAGACCTACGATTATTTGTTTAAACTGCTGTTAATCGGGGATTCCGGTGTCGGGAAGACCTGTGTGCTGTTCAGGTTCTCGGAGGATGCCTTTAACTCGACGTTTATTTCGACGATAG GTATCGATTTCAAGATCAGGACAATAGAACTAGATGGCAAGAAGATAAAGTTACAGATATG GGACACGGCAGGACAAGAACGATTCCGAACGATCACGACGGCATATTACAGAGGAGCAATG GGTATCATGCTGGTTTATGATATTACCAATGAGAAATCATTTGACAACATCAAAAACTGGATCCGAAACATAGAGGAG CATGCATCAGCAGATGTAGAAAAAATGATTTTGGGGAACAAATGTGACATTAATGAGAAGAGGCAGGTGTCCAAAGACAGAGGCGAGAAG CTGGCGTTAGAGTACAGCATCAAGTTCATGGAGACAAGTGCGAAGGCTAATATCAATGTTGAGAAC GCATTCTTAACGCTCGCCAGAGACATAAAATCAAAGATGGACACGAAATTG GAGGGTAACAATCCTCAGGGCAGCAACCACGGAGTGAAAATTACCCCTGAACAGCAGAAAAAGAGCAGCTTCTTTCGTTGTGTGCTACTGTGA